In one window of Sardina pilchardus chromosome 23, fSarPil1.1, whole genome shotgun sequence DNA:
- the tmem19 gene encoding transmembrane protein 19, which produces MSRIKLNEYELAITEYSKMMMDMILLCFTLALSLMFWLISLTVNSYSGAGHPVSPWRWLFSVLLPLTLTLRAVKKRSLDYSGALGAMVVGVILTVANFSFLFALFAFFITSSKLTKWKGDIKKRLDSEYKEGGQRNWIQVLCNGGVPTELALLYMIEVGSGEIPVDFGKQYSASWICLSLLGALSCSAGDTWASEVGPVLSKTKPRLITTWEEVPTGTNGGVTPVGLVASFLGGLTVGASYFISQILFVSDLHLAVPQWPIVLYGGMAGLLGSGLDSLLGSEMQYSGYDESIGKVVNYESKTTKRICGKPILDNNAVNLFSSLLIALFLPGLAWALWPRL; this is translated from the exons ATGTCAAGGATCAAACTGAATGAATATGAGCTAGCAATCACAGAATATTCCAAGATGATGATGGACATGATACTGCTGTGCTTCACCCTGGCACTCTCCTTGATGTTCTGGCTCATCTCCTTAACGGTCAACTCATACTCAG GTGCGGGGCATCCTGTGTCTCCATGGAGATGGCTCTTCTCTGTGTTGCTCCCGCTCACGCTCACTCTGCGAGCCGTGAAGAAGCGAAGCCTCGATTACTCCGGGGCTCTCGGAG CGATGGTTGTAGGCGTCATTCTCACTGTGGCCAACTTCAGCTTCCTTTTCGCACTGTTTGCTTTTTTCATCACTTCATCCAAACTGACAAAATGGAAGGGTGACATTAAAAAGCGTCTGGACTCAGAATATAAAGAAG GTGGGCAGAGGAACTGGATTCAGGTGCTCTGCAATGGCGGCGTACCCACGGAGTTAGCGCTGCTCTATATGATCGAGGTGGGCTCGGGGGAGATCCCCGTGGACTTCGGGAAGCAGTACTCGGCATCCTGGATATGCTTGTCCCTCCTGGGAGCGTTGTCCTGCAGTGCGGGGGACACCTGGGCCTCAGAGGTGGGGCCCGTCCTCAGCAAGACCAAGCCGCGGCTCATCACCACCTGGGAGGAGGTGCCGACAG GAACAAACGGAGGAGTAACCCCCGTGGGATTAGTGGCCAGCTTCCTGGGGGGATTAACGGTGGGCGCATCGTACTTTATCTCCCAGATTCTGTTTGTAAGCGACTTGCACCTGGCAGTTCCTCAGTGGCCCATCGTCCTCTACGGAGGAATGGCCGGCCTTCTGGGATCAGGCTTGGACTCTCTTCTGGGATCCGAAATGCAATATTCAG GCTATGACGAGAGTATTGGCAAAGTTGTGAACTACGAGTCGAAAACAACCAAAAGAATATGTGGGAAACCGATCCTGGACAACAACGCCGTGAACCTCTTCTCCTCACTTCTCATCGCCCTTTTCCTGCCTGGGCTCGCCTGGGCGCTTTGGCCCCGATTATAA